From the genome of Thermaerobacter marianensis DSM 12885:
CCAGCTGCTTCACCACCACCCGGTCGATCACCGCCGTGAAGAGCTTCTGGCGCGGCTCGAACCGGTTGCCGTAGGTGACCCAGACCAGATCGCCCTCGCGGTACTTGTCCCGCTTGTCGCCCAGGCGGATGGTGCAACGCTTCTCGGCGGCCAGGAGATTGGCCTGGTAAACGGTGGAATAGAAGTTCAGCGCCTTCATGGTCACGCCTCCTCCGCCCGTGGGACGGCCGGGGATGCAGCCCGGCGGCCAGAACCCTTGCGGACGAACCGGCCGCAGCAGCCCCCTTTGGGCGCGCCGGACCCGCTGCCCGTTGCCATGGGCTCCCCGTTGCCATGGATGGTTTGATTAGCGGCTATTCGGCCCACATCCAGAACATTCCTCCCGGAACGGGTCGCTTGCGGTCCATAAGCGTTCGGTTTCCGTCACACCATCGGTCCCGTGGATGGAGAAGCCGATCCCTTCTTGGCGTCGTAAGCACGGAGGACCCTTCGACCGCGACCCGCCACCGGGCCTGACCCGCGCCAGCGCGGCGCGCCCCGGGACGGGCCCGGGGCACGCCGGCCTGGATTGATCAGCCCGCTTCCGCTGGTCGGGGCCAAGCGGTTGGATCCGCGGCGTGCGGTTGGATCAGCGGCGTGCGGTGGGATCCGCGGGGGCGCGGTGGGATCCGCGGGCCATCGGCCGCGGGATCGGCCTCACTGCTTGGGGGCAGGCGGCAGCGGCTGGCCGCCGGCCAGGGCCTGCTCCGCCAGGGCGATCATCCGCCGCACCATGTGCCCGCCCACGGCCCCCGCCTGGCGCGCGGGAATCTCACCCCAGTAGTCTTCCGACCCCTGGCGGACGGGCAGGCCCAGCTCCGCCGCGATCTCGTACTTCAGGTTGTCCAATGCCGGGTGCGCTTCCTTGATCAGCAGCCGGTTCGTCTTCTGACCCAACGCCATG
Proteins encoded in this window:
- a CDS encoding ASCH domain-containing protein; the encoded protein is MKALNFYSTVYQANLLAAEKRCTIRLGDKRDKYREGDLVWVTYGNRFEPRQKLFTAVIDRVVVKQLGELTAEELQAEDANLKHPEELARFLERIYNRPVTADETVSAIFFSRVLE
- a CDS encoding alpha/beta-type small acid-soluble spore protein, which codes for MALGQKTNRLLIKEAHPALDNLKYEIAAELGLPVRQGSEDYWGEIPARQAGAVGGHMVRRMIALAEQALAGGQPLPPAPKQ